A window of Komagataella phaffii GS115 chromosome 1, complete sequence contains these coding sequences:
- a CDS encoding Protein involved in programmed cell death — translation MSKEIIYDENEDGWSYSFPSSLDNLQDTLIDSKAPDEISIPSDTEEDKEKNHAEVPPVDIKESSILLEVTDDSFAKNSVKVTKRNGSNGHRRLARLNEKNGSYSSSTSSLAPSFLVKPSPAADPFLSKPPIQLQRYDDIDFEERSIIEDDEHSINSPSIRTGTTLTSPTTPKSRNSNGEPEKSVAKEQLKSLNIDQPIPEESTVENNGITATSPDMLSYRKSSRKKTVTSISSVDDVAPPSPNDTRTSTRDSFDRSLYADELYLDTRYRYATPERNTAFHDLFKNIPLDDRFLDDFSCALSREILVQGRIYVSERHICFNANILGWVTNLEIPHQDIVSFEKRTTAGIFPNGIVINLKDTKHSFLSFISRDSIFNFFETIWSKSVSKIQLENENSDVIPHALTHYSRDMASEDQERINNIILSIDTDEEAENQQLQKVRVVRAKEKSEYKSDGPETHVPTSADIDLSNETVLCEDILNAPIGLTFNILFGENIKFHQFLMDKSDGFDFTSYGEFVNNKRGFEYQKSLGYSIGPKSTKCVVKESIEHFDYDSYIMVLTETKSPDVPSGGSFSVNTRYIFTWAKGNKTKLTLSYFINWTGSSWIKSMIEKSTAQGQKSFSELLFKQLKLVIAENTLVVAGDEEVPVTFSQEQVEEPEKATEKVQHSEKSVTETTESSKFDVWHLLVLLLIVLQILTYRELLATKQEMKLLAQSLSTKK, via the coding sequence ATGTCTAAAGAGATTATCTATGACGAGAATGAAGACGGTTGGTCCTACTCATTCCCTTCTTCGTTGGATAATCTTCAAGATACGTTGATCGATAGCAAAGCACCAGATGAGATAAGTATCCCTAGTGACACCGAggaagataaagaaaaaaatcatGCAGAAGTTCCTCCAGTAGACATCAAGGAGTCATCAATCTTGCTGGAGGTAACAGATGACAGTTTTGCTAAGAATTCTGTTAAAGTGACGAAGAGAAACGGATCCAATGGGCACAGACGTCTTGCAAGACTCAATGAAAAGAATGGAAGCTACTCGTCGTCTACTTCAAGCTTGGCGCCTTCATTTCTGGTAAAACCTTCTCCTGCTGCGGATCCATTTTTATCGAAGCCTCCAATCCAACTTCAAAGGTACGACGACATTGACTTCGAAGAAAGATCAATCATAGAAGACGACGAGCACAGCATCAATAGCCCGTCTATCAGGACAGGTACTACATTAACTTCACCAACTACTCCCAAGtcaagaaattcaaatGGAGAACCTGAAAAAAGTGTTGCAAAAGAGCAACTAAAATCGTTAAATATTGATCAGCCGATACCAGAAGAGTCGActgttgaaaataatgGAATCACTGCTACTTCACCAGATATGCTGAGCTATCGTAAATCatccagaaaaaaaaccGTGACAAGCATTTCCTCAGTTGATGATGTGGCACCACCAAGTCCAAATGATACTCGAACCTCTACCAGAGATAGCTTTGACAGATCTCTTTATGCTGATGAGTTATATCTTGATACCCGATATCGCTATGCAACACCTGAACGAAACACAGCATTCCACGATCTTTTTAAAAACATTCCTCTTGATGATAGGTTTTTGGATGATTTCAGTTGCGCCCTAAGCAGAGAAATATTGGTACAGGGACGTATTTACGTCTCTGAGAGACATATATGCTTCAACGCCAACATCTTAGGTTGGGTGACAAACCTTGAGATCCCCCATCAGGATATCGTCAGCTTCGAAAAAAGAACTACAGCTGGAATATTTCCCAACGGAATAGTAATCAACTTGAAAGATACGAAACACTCATTTCTTAGCTTTATTTCAAGAGAttccattttcaacttttttgaaacaatttgGAGCAAATCAGTTTCTAAGATACAGTTGGAAAACGAAAATTCAGACGTTATCCCTCATGCTCTAACTCACTATTCTAGGGATATGGCAAGCGAAGATCAGGAGAGGATTAACAATATTATTCTCTCCATTGACacagatgaagaagctgaGAATCAGCAATTACAGAAGGTCCGGGTGGTTagagcaaaagaaaaatccGAATACAAATCTGATGGTCCAGAGACGCATGTGCCTACTTCTGCTGACATAGATTTGAGCAATGAAACGGTTCTCTGCGAAGACATTTTGAATGCCCCTATAGGATTGACTTTCAAcattctttttggagagaATATCAAGTTCCACCAGTTCTTAATGGATAAATCTGATGGGTTCGATTTTACTTCATACGGCGAGTTTGTAAATAATAAGAGAGGTTTTGAGTATCAAAAAAGCTTAGGATACTCTATTGGACCCAAATCTACCAAATGTGTTGTGAAGGAGTCCATTGAACATTTTGATTACGATTCCTATATTATGGTATTAACGGAAACCAAATCTCCTGATGTACCTAGCGGAGGATCATTCTCTGTGAATACCCGTTACATTTTTACATGGGCCAAGGGTAACAAAACAAAGTTGACCTTATCATATTTCATAAATTGGACAGGCTCCAGTTGGATCAAATCAATGATTGAGAAGTCTACTGCACAGGGACAAAAAAGCTTTAGTGAGCTTTTATTTaaacaattgaaattggtCATTGCAGAGAACACATTGGTAGTGGCTGGTGATGAAGAGGTGCCAGTCACCTTTTCGCAGGAAcaagt